The nucleotide window ATAAAACATTACATCGTTAATCGCATAGAATATGCATGAATCAATGTTTTATTGAGTTTTATATAGGGTAATAACATATTCGATTAAATAGATGTACTATTCGCGCAATTTCCTATAAATTAGGATCAGCCTAAAAATTATTAATGTCAAACTATCACATTGTTATAATCGTGACTTTCAATCACGATTTCTAATCTCACTTATCTGctataatatctgtaatgactATAACAGTACTCTTACGTTGCAACAACTCATGTATCGTATTATTTTCCAGAGTATTTTACTTAAAATCAACATATAGTAATCTCATTGTATAGGTTTTCAAGATTTACATTCTGCACCAAGAAATGTTTGAATTTTATCTAACAGTATAATGAAATGGCAAGTGTAGTTTTATCAATATTAAGCCCAAACTCGTAGAGTTGAATCCCAGCTTCCAGTTGAGAGGGCAGTTCCATCTGGTGAAACTCGTAAACATGATACTCGATTTTCATGTCCATACAAAAATGCAATTCGTTGGCATTTCAGAGTATCCCATATATTTACAGTGTAGTCATTATAACCAGCGAAAAGCAGGCGTCCGCTAACACTTAAATCAACAGCGTTTGCCCCAAATATTATACTTTCTTTAGCGTAAACAGCTATTTCTCTATCGGCGCGTAAATCGAAAAGACGACAGGTTGCATCGTCCGAACCTGTTGCAACTGCATCTCCACCAGGATGAAATTTTACCTAAACTCCagaagaaaatagtataataaaaattatttactcCTGATATCATTAATCCAATCttattaaataatgtatacaacGAATAGTATATAGAAAAAACATACAGAATTAACATCAGACTGATGTCCTTCGAAACTTTGAACACATTGACCAGTGCGCATATCCCATATCAGAACCATTTTATCGCAACTACCGGAAACAAATGTATTACCGGTTTCGCTTGGTGCTAAATCAATAGACATAACATCGCTGGAATGCCTAAGAAAGCTTTGTAACAGTTGTCCACTCTCTACATCCCACAAAGCGCACGTGCTATCTCCGCTACCAGTTAAAATTTGTTGATCGCTATTGGGAAACACGCAACATGACATATAAGATGTGTGTGTAGCGACAGTTTTTTTGCGCGTTGACACGTCGTCTTCTTGGCTCAGAGGATATACAGTAACTTTATTATCCAGTCCTCTGCAAAAAATAAATACAACATTTAAATCACTCTTATCACATACAACAAGATAAAATTGGTGCTAATGTCAATcgattattatagattattaaggagaaattaataGTGTCTTAATACCCGCATGCAACAAGAGTACCACTTGGAGCATAAGCGCAAGCCATAATCCAAGTTGTTGGCATAGTAAGAGCATGTTCTTTGTTTGTTGTAAATGCATCCCATATTATCATCTTGCCATCCTAAAACATTAATTGTATGAAAAAATACTTAAAGAAATACATAAACAGTTAGACTGGCCACTGACCTGCGAAGAGGACACAATATGCCGTTTATCAGGCGACCAATCTGAACAAAGGACTTTTGCTTGATGACCTTTTAAAACACGTCGTGGTTTCACATTGGTACAGTTGATTGCTTCAAGCCTATCCGCAACACTGGCAactgaaataataatattaattatgtcGCAGTTCTATCTTTTATTATGTACTATAGTAGACAATGTTGAGTCTCATAGAACACTTTAAATCGACTACGTAATGACACTTTCGAAATACTGTTTATATATCTTGCAAGACTTAACAATGTATCTTAGGTATAGCTCATGTCATAATTACGAGTAATATCATTCAATTTCTGTCGTTCTTCTTCCAGTCGTATTTTTAAACTTTCAGCTTCTTTCACTAGTTTGTCTATAAGTTCTGATTCAGTGgcagcatccatatttttaaatttataatactaGATATGTACTTGTTAATAAAAGACAAGCATGTGACTTCTATTATAGATCAGCCTTCATTTGCCTGTAACCAGTATTGTTTAATTAAAACAGTTTACGTTTCCTTTCGTATAAATTGTAAACAATGAATTACCAGTCTGTTACCTGCCGCTTTCGAGTAAGAAATACGGTGGAATTGTAATTATCAAGAACACAGTGAATGTTTTTCTGCATGGACGAGATTTTTAATCTTTTCTTACTTCTTTCTTGCtgattattcatttgttttcaCTCGAAATCGTTGTCGGTATCTCTTTAAAACACGGTCGACAGCAATAATCAATACGATACGACAATAACAAACTTTAGCGCCGGTGCAATGACGCTTCCATATTCGGCTAACTTAACCTGACTATTTGACACTTTCTACAAAATCATTAGTATACTAGCATTCGtttttacaaatatatattcatttgttttacatgcaaAAAATGCTTCGTCGTTAACAATGTATATAGATGAAAACAATTTCATATTGCTACATCATTGCTACAACTGGTTGTGATATCGCCTTATTGAGTTCGAATGTTTTCACGTTTTCGCGTCTAAGCATGAACAAAAACGTTTATGTATGTGTATGtagtaacaatatttttatgacatattttataacatattaaacatatacatacatacttaTAAGTTACTTCATGTAATAAATGTGTGTGAATacaatatgtacatacatatttacatgttttatatacaatatgtatatctaatagtatttaaaaaacaatttcatttttatattttcatgatATATTAccataaaaaaagcattttttaAACTGCATGCACATCTATATATCTTATAGACATATTTTTATGAATTATTGTATATTTACCATAATGTACATacattgtatatatgtatataacatCAAGAGATGCGTATTACAATTGTCATTTTAAAACAACCGAACACAACTCTTATACAAGTTAGAAACTATCGACATATTGACATTCGCATTAGAATTTGTAATTAGTTGTacattcatatattatatatatatatatatatatatatatatatatatatatatatatatatatatatatataagaataattATCTGATACAAACGTAATTCTGTGTTGTACGTTATTGAATAGCAGTTGAATAATCGTTGTATATACGTTCATATATACAATAATGTATACAGTTTAAATCTAAATTTCGCGCTCATAGATTATATCGGGAGTGTGTGCTATCCATAACCTCGTATCCAAAATCTAATGCGCTAAAACTTGTATGTATATGAAATATTTGTTAATCGTGTATATTCTTTCATAAcagtttattttatatataaattccaTAGAAGTttgtgtatataatattaagcGAAGAATacatcggggggggggggggggttatgAATTAATACATGCATCTGGTTTCGAGATTACGGCGCAGGTCGATGGATATCGACTTCCTGCCGGTGTGGATGTCAGAGTGGGGTTGAACGGGACGTTCTTCTGCTCGTCCCCTGTCTTGACTTGACCGTTCTTCGTTTCTGAATTCGTGGTCCGATTGACGGGCTTTCAACATACCAAAATGGCTCAACTATCTCTACGTTTGGCTTCTTCGATAGCAAGACAATTACCAAACGCTACGATCCAGGTAATATTTTTCATCAAAATCGTTTTTTAATCAATTCATTAACGGAAGAACTGTTCTATCGAACATGCCGACATTTTCCACCTTGGGACAACTGTTCGAACTCGTGTACTCTTTCgtcaaataatttttttagtAAAGCAAACGTTATTTTCATTAGCTAATACCAATCTTTATCAAAATTTGATGAAAATCGATGCATTACTTCCGTCCAACAACTTTTGCTTATAGTCTATTACATAAACTGAAGGATAATAAGTTATGTAATATGTATATTGAATTGTGTTGTATCTGAaccatataataataaactaaaattCCATCTTATAGATAAAATGGCCTGCTGTCAGCATTGCTTCATGCAAATACCATGTAT belongs to Megalopta genalis isolate 19385.01 chromosome 1, iyMegGena1_principal, whole genome shotgun sequence and includes:
- the Gbeta5 gene encoding guanine nucleotide-binding protein subunit beta-5, with translation MDAATESELIDKLVKEAESLKIRLEEERQKLNDITLASVADRLEAINCTNVKPRRVLKGHQAKVLCSDWSPDKRHIVSSSQDGKMIIWDAFTTNKEHALTMPTTWIMACAYAPSGTLVACGGLDNKVTVYPLSQEDDVSTRKKTVATHTSYMSCCVFPNSDQQILTGSGDSTCALWDVESGQLLQSFLRHSSDVMSIDLAPSETGNTFVSGSCDKMVLIWDMRTGQCVQSFEGHQSDVNSVKFHPGGDAVATGSDDATCRLFDLRADREIAVYAKESIIFGANAVDLSVSGRLLFAGYNDYTVNIWDTLKCQRIAFLYGHENRVSCLRVSPDGTALSTGSWDSTLRVWA